One Triticum dicoccoides isolate Atlit2015 ecotype Zavitan chromosome 5B, WEW_v2.0, whole genome shotgun sequence genomic window carries:
- the LOC119309941 gene encoding annexin A13-like isoform X2 gives MALSPSLPYASLHWFTHRKPQHGAEVPSMAARSPAATGFENECREIHGACDEPRRLSRLLARRSTSERQQIKATYRAMFGEDLAGRLHKTLTANQNNELCNLLYLWMLDLAERDAIMARDAIESGAAADYRALVEVFTRRKQDQLFFTKQAYLARFKKNLEQDMVTDPSHPYQRLLIALATSHKSHHDEPSQHIAKCDARRLYDAKNGGGTGSVDEAAVLEMFSKRSIPQLRLALCSYKHIYGHDFTKALKKNLARDFEESLRVVVKCIYTPSKYYCKLLQRSMQRPEADKRLVTRAILGSGDVGINEIKLAFKSNFGKNLADFIHESLPQSDYREFLWLWQGGQCPVAS, from the exons atggctctctctccctctctcccttatGCATCTCTGCACTGGTTCACACATCGAAAGCCTCAGCACGGCGCTGAAGTGCCGAGCATGGCCGCCCGTTCTCCTGCCGCCACAGGGTTCGAAAACGAGTGCAGAGAGATCCATGGCGCCTGCGACGAGCCGCGCCGCCTGAGCCGCCTCCTGGCTCGCCGGAGCACATCGGAGAGGCAGCAGATCAAGGCGACGTACCGCGCAATGTTCGGCGAGGACCTCGCCGGCAGGCTCCATAAAACCCTCACGGCCAATCAGAACAACGAG CTCTGCAATCTGCTCTACCTGTGGATGCTTGACCTGGCGGAGCGAGACGCGATCATGGCGAGGGACGCCATCGAGAGCGGCGCGGCGGCCGATTACCGCGCCCTTGTCGAGGTCTTCACGCGGCGGAAGCAGGACCAGCTCTTTTTCACCAAGCAGGCGTACCTGGCCAGGTTCAAGAAGAACCTGGAGCAGGACATGGTCACCGACCCCTCGCACCCTTATCAGAGA CTATTGATAGCTCTGGCAACCTCCCACAAGTCGCACCACGATGAACCCAGCCAGCACATCGCGAAATGCGACGCCAGGCGATTGTACGACGCCAAGAACGGCGGCGGCACGGGATCGGTCGACGAGGCCGCCGTCCTCGAGATGTTCAGCAAGAGGAGCATCCCACAGCTCAGGCTGGCGCTCTGCAGTTACAAGCACATATATGGGCATGACTTCACCAAA GCACTGAAGAAGAATTTGGCTCGTGATTTTGAAGAGTCTCTGAGAGTTGTTGTCAAGTGCATCTACACTCCTTCCAAGTATTACTGCAAG TTACTGCAGAGAAGCATGCAACGCCCAGAAGCCGATAAAAGGTTGGTTACGAGGGCTATCTTGGGCAGCGGCGACGTCGGCATAAACGAGATCAAGTTGGCGTTCAAGAGTAACTTCGGAAAGAACCTTGCAGATTTCATCCATGAAAGCTTACCACAGAGTGATTACAGAGAGTTTCTTTGGTTATGGCAAGGGGGCCAGTGCCCAGTAGCATCATAA
- the LOC119309941 gene encoding annexin A13-like isoform X1: MALSPSLPYASLHWFTHRKPQHGAEVPSMAARSPAATGFENECREIHGACDEPRRLSRLLARRSTSERQQIKATYRAMFGEDLAGRLHKTLTANQNNESQHGLPLQLCNLLYLWMLDLAERDAIMARDAIESGAAADYRALVEVFTRRKQDQLFFTKQAYLARFKKNLEQDMVTDPSHPYQRLLIALATSHKSHHDEPSQHIAKCDARRLYDAKNGGGTGSVDEAAVLEMFSKRSIPQLRLALCSYKHIYGHDFTKALKKNLARDFEESLRVVVKCIYTPSKYYCKLLQRSMQRPEADKRLVTRAILGSGDVGINEIKLAFKSNFGKNLADFIHESLPQSDYREFLWLWQGGQCPVAS, from the exons atggctctctctccctctctcccttatGCATCTCTGCACTGGTTCACACATCGAAAGCCTCAGCACGGCGCTGAAGTGCCGAGCATGGCCGCCCGTTCTCCTGCCGCCACAGGGTTCGAAAACGAGTGCAGAGAGATCCATGGCGCCTGCGACGAGCCGCGCCGCCTGAGCCGCCTCCTGGCTCGCCGGAGCACATCGGAGAGGCAGCAGATCAAGGCGACGTACCGCGCAATGTTCGGCGAGGACCTCGCCGGCAGGCTCCATAAAACCCTCACGGCCAATCAGAACAACGAG TCTCAGCATGGCCTCCCTCTCCAGCTCTGCAATCTGCTCTACCTGTGGATGCTTGACCTGGCGGAGCGAGACGCGATCATGGCGAGGGACGCCATCGAGAGCGGCGCGGCGGCCGATTACCGCGCCCTTGTCGAGGTCTTCACGCGGCGGAAGCAGGACCAGCTCTTTTTCACCAAGCAGGCGTACCTGGCCAGGTTCAAGAAGAACCTGGAGCAGGACATGGTCACCGACCCCTCGCACCCTTATCAGAGA CTATTGATAGCTCTGGCAACCTCCCACAAGTCGCACCACGATGAACCCAGCCAGCACATCGCGAAATGCGACGCCAGGCGATTGTACGACGCCAAGAACGGCGGCGGCACGGGATCGGTCGACGAGGCCGCCGTCCTCGAGATGTTCAGCAAGAGGAGCATCCCACAGCTCAGGCTGGCGCTCTGCAGTTACAAGCACATATATGGGCATGACTTCACCAAA GCACTGAAGAAGAATTTGGCTCGTGATTTTGAAGAGTCTCTGAGAGTTGTTGTCAAGTGCATCTACACTCCTTCCAAGTATTACTGCAAG TTACTGCAGAGAAGCATGCAACGCCCAGAAGCCGATAAAAGGTTGGTTACGAGGGCTATCTTGGGCAGCGGCGACGTCGGCATAAACGAGATCAAGTTGGCGTTCAAGAGTAACTTCGGAAAGAACCTTGCAGATTTCATCCATGAAAGCTTACCACAGAGTGATTACAGAGAGTTTCTTTGGTTATGGCAAGGGGGCCAGTGCCCAGTAGCATCATAA
- the LOC119309942 gene encoding transmembrane emp24 domain-containing protein p24delta3-like, which translates to MARGGAWAAAAVVLWWMAAVAGAVWLEIAPSGTKCVAEEIRSNVVVIGDYSVLYEHQQVHPTVSVKITSPFGDTIHKKDKVTVDQFAFTTSEAGNYLACFTVDGDNKGLVVKLNLDWKIGIAAKDWDAIAKKEKIEGVALELFKLDESVQTIYENLLVLRTKESDMRDVSELTNARVLWLSMMSLGVCICVSIMQLVHLKRYFRKKKLI; encoded by the exons ATGGCGCGAGGTGgcgcgtgggcggcggcggcggtggtgctgtGGTGGATGGCGGCGGTCGCCGGGGCGGTGTGGCTGGAGATCGCGCCGTCGGGGACCAAGTGCGTGGCGGAGGAGATCCGGTCCAACGTCGTCGTCATCGGCGACTACTCTGTCCTCTACGAGCACCAGCAGGTCCATCCCACCGTCTCCGTCAAG ATTACATCCCCTTTTGGGGACACCATACACAAGAAAGATAAGGTTACGGTGGACCAGTTTGCATTTACCACATCAGAAGCAGGAAATTACTTAGCTTGCTTTACAGTTGACGGTGATAACAAGGGTTTGGTGGTGAAACTAAATCTTGACTGGAAAATTGGTATCGCGGCAAAAGATTGGGATGCTATTGCTAAAAAGGAAAAGATTGAG GGAGTTGCACTAGAGTTGTTTAAGCTTGATGAATCTGTCCAAACAATCTATGAAAATCTGCTCGTGCTGAGGACCAA AGAATCCGACATGAGAGATGTCAGTGAGCTGACGAATGCTAGGGTCTTATGGTTGAGCATGATGTCGCTCGGTGTTTGCATTTGTGTTTCAATTATGCAGCTGGTGCATCTAAAACGGTACTTCCGAAAGAAGAAGCTCATCTGA